GTCATCGTTGCcgtgtcatgtattttgtgccagtaagcaccagcgcgtaccatatagAAAAACCcaagacttataatggctctgaaTCATAAATAAGAGTGTGTAGTGTCCAGTGGCCTCATGAGACTCTGGTAATTATTTATGCACGGTGCTGCAGGAACATTTTCAGAATTAGCATAATGCAAGACGGGAATAGCGAAGACGATGTAGCGAGGTGGACAGTAAAAAACTATTAGCGTGAACGAATCCTTGAACATTACAGAGTGTTTCTGCAAAAGCGCATGCGTAATCGTTAAATATGTACCAAtacaagacacacttgaacgtaccacaagGAGAGAAAgcctagaatgctgttgtatttataggaattgctaccaattattatttgagctgagtggacgaaagggttctgtcacgtatggtctaggggccgacatttctctccctccctgcctggcgacaggtatctgaaacttggctccaaaagcgacctccgggccgaaatctcggggagcatcgttcggtacgacgctctggcaccacgtccagaggtactgttgctttggcattttgttggcgcatgcgcagctaccctagaactgaaggtcttcccatattcgtggagaaaatatccacatagggtcgactaaatacaacaaaccgctgatgtcatttactggggcgagATTCTTtaacaagtggataagaatttcagtttgctgttaaGATCTTGCTTGgggtgtcgaaaacaagtagggaacacttttatcgtgggtaagaccatgcactagtgacacagagcctggtgtagtcaaagaaacaatccgaatcaaagaacaagccggaaatgaaaatgatttggagccatccaCAACAATAGCTGGCAAAGTGGAGacgacaaagacacaactcagccctccagatcaagtctttgCAAACGTATCAGATAGTCCATAGCAgcggaaaaatttcaaagaccttCACGAGTAAGAATCCAGCAAAACgatcatttcaaacagcatgttTAGGCGAAATTTCTTTCTGGGAAAGCTGTTACTCGTCATGCCAGCATGCCGTCGGTGAATGATCGTTTTCACCTTTAAGCAGGGTCAAGACGTATTTTCGCTCAACAATGCGAGACTCTAGACCGAACCACCTCATGATGTTCCGATAACAGGTGCTCCGACCCTTGTGGATGTAGCTAATGACCTCGTTGAGAGgaaagaaaaccgaaagcaATTGTTTAGCAAATTTTCAGGGAACGATATCCCAAACAAGTTCCCTATTCCGTCAAAGTCAATACAAACGGAAAATAAGAGGCAAGAACAAAAGTAGTGTAGACAAATGTAGGGATATGACATGTACCAAGCAGAATTCTTTAACCGAGGAACGGAGGCAGGCGTAGGAGTTAATGTGGGCCACTTGCTcagccccctcccccctcccccctccccgcCCCAGTCATTTTATGTGTGCTACGGGCCTGAGGTAGCACCCTAGTATTTACATTCGGAGAGTTAAATCCCTGATAGTGACTACTAGTAGACTCTAATTTCGGAGAGAAACAAAGAGCGGCAAAAGCACACGCGCGCGTCCTAGACGTAGAGGACGCGGACTTGAGGGGAGCTAATTTCGCGCGCCCTGCTGGCGTTGCGTGTCCTCGATTTTCGTGAGTGCGCGTGAATTTTGCAATTTCTTTGGCCATACGatgaaattagagactactcgctATTGGCCAGTTAACGTATCGATCGTGACGTCATCTTAAAGCCACCACTGAAAAGAGCTGCTTACCAGGGTAAGGGATTCGAAACCACTTGGCCTCTTTAACCACATTGATTCTGGCGTCAGTTCGTGCCGAATAATGGGGATTATTAGGATCTGAGGGAAAACCGCCGGCCGCAGTGACAACGGCACAAATTATCCATGAAACTGCGATGGCCAGAATCACCTACACAACAGcatatttaagaaaaaaatcgccTTAGGCTTTTGAATGAAGCAATGAATTGAAATATAACGCAAGGTACAAGGACGCCATCCAGTCGAAgtcaaaatcagcctcaaattCAACTTATGAAAAGAAGCTTTAGGGCGTCTTCTTTTGCTTTGAACCCTTAACGGAGAGAGAAGGACTGGGAACAAGATTCTTGTGTGATATCGAGAAAATTTGAAGAACTAGACTTGTTCCTTTAATACGTTTGTTTTCGAAATTTTCATACATACTCACTGGAAATAATTGAAAGAGAGGATAGCGTCCAATGTAGCATCCTTCGCGATCTTTAGCGTATGCAGGCACAGGAATTTTGACGTTCGTCATGTATTGTGAAAACAAGGCTATCAGCACGATAGTCCTGGACCAAAAAAGAAGAGCAATGAGTAATGTGCAGGGTAAAGATTTTGTTAGTGTAACAATAGGAACGTCAGATGTCGACAGGAGCGCGCGCGGAATTGTCTGAATTTTAATGTAATTTCACTATCATATTTGGATATCTGTACTGCGCGGTGCGCGCGCTGTCGAAAAGTGACGACCctgttctcttgctaaatcCACCTTCTAACTGGAATAGCGCGCTTTTGCCAAAGAAAAAGTAGTTCACTAGACATTACAACCTGTGCAGTTGGCAATGGCGCAACAATATACTTGATGAAGCTTGTTGGCGAAGCCAACTCGACTTACGTTATTGAAATTCCCCAGTGGTTACCTATAAGGAAATTAAAAGGAAACGTTAACCAGGGTAATGCGTGAAAAGAGTCGCCTTTGATCGCCTTTTAACGCCAAAAACCGGTATTATCAGTTGAATGAGCAAAAATGCTGATACTGCACGTGCAAAACGTGTCACGTGCATAACGCATTTTCGAAGCATTTCTTAAAACAACACAGGCAACGTAAAGTAGACAATTCAACGTCTTGATTAGCCTGAATTTCAACAGCCGCCTCCCCTCGCTAAAAGCTACTAGGGGAAAGCTTAAGCAAGTAGAGGAGGTGGTTGGAATTCAGGCTAGGTTTGGACGACAACATGAGCCTTAAATATTAAGTCTTCCATTCTATAAGTTTCTTTCTACAAATTTACCGCGTGAGATAAGGATCATCGTCTCACTCTATTCAATTAACCTGTAGTAGCGTTAAGTTAAACTTGTAGTTACCTGAACGGTCCGCTCCGACTCTAAAAAGTGCCAGGCCCACTAAAGTGATTGTGGGTGCGATGGTCAGGGGTCCAATGAAACGGAGAAGAAAACCAATGAGACCGGtaaaaccaatcaaaatttggAACAAAGACCCAACCATTATAGCTCCTTGGATCTGGAAAGAGAAAAGGCAAATGCTTAGCCTTGTATCACGTCAAAAGTAGCAGATTCTCAAAATGAAACATGAGATTCAGCAGTTTCGTAGACAAATCCAACCCACCTCTCTCATTCGTGTTTTCCAGATATCATTATTGTCGAGGAGTAAGCTTCCTGTTGAATTACTGGCACCTTAGACATGGAACAACACAAAGATATCAACCCAGCTTTTGGGATACCTGGCTAAAATATATGCGTAGAATATTGAAGCTAAAAAGAATATTACCCTCGGCTACAGTTGGGCATTGCCACTTTGGCAGAGAAAGTATGGCAAATACCGGCGCAATGTAGGAATAATCTCCTCCTTGAATGATGGGCAATCTACGGAAAGAAGAACACAAACATGTTGACGGTAATATTGGCACCTCAGGTACCAAGAACTTATACTATAACAAGGAGAGTACAATCACCGATTGCCAATCATGTAGACCGATTCCAGTTTACACAATTGGCATTTTCAATCCTAGAAAATTAATCACATATACaaggcttctgattggctgagtaagtctaaaaatagatcggtcGATGAATTCGCTGTGGCACACTAAAATTAATAGATTTTATGCTTCTGTACTGAGGACATGCAATGTACAGAGTTGTCCTAATAGACCTTATTCAcgatggccgccatgttggatttgCTGTGATCACGCCAATTCTCAGGGGCAAACAACACAAGTTCGAGACATAATAACGAACATCTTAGCCACACAGGTGATTTGTTTTACGTTCATTGAATGGTTATCCCTCAAGTaggaaaataatattgattaCCCAATTTACGTCGACTTTTTTGTCGTCAAAAATGGACAGATTACCGAGtagaaatcaaaatgttaaAGGGAATCAAAGATATAAAATTATATAAAAGGTACTTCTAAATTCACCATGTTAATTCAATATCTCGACGAGCCAATTTTCCGCAATTTGCCTTTTTTCCAGTGTCTGCATCCTAGCATAACACATGGCTAATTTGCATGACAATTTGAACAATATggatattatgtgaactgcggacatacaaatgaaatgaagatgcgatcatcgcagttatgattgcaatttaagcaatcgcaaattaagcccgaaaaatgtttctggggcttcaacgggattcgaacccatggccactgcagtgctccaccaactgagctatgaagactcACACGCTAGGAACAGgccaatttattgaattcatcgtacccgtgaaaggaatgaaacatatgaatattatgtaaactgcggacatacaaatgaaatgatttGAACACTAACATGGTTCCCATTGTGAATAATAGCTATTTGCTACGCTATCACCATGTTAGCCTGttatgcaccaatgacaatccctgaacttggcctcttggacttcattggtttctaagaggtccAGCAGTGTAAAATGTACTACTGTACcagagtaaaacttaggcttttccgcgtttatattgaaagtcttacaatgtcttcacaagagccgccgaaaaagaaatccaaaccaGATAAGgaactattttgtttgtacagcgaatgcacataagtatatgtcatgtattttgtgccagtaagcaccagcgcgtaccatatggaaaaacacgaCACTTAAACTGGCTCTCAACCATAAATAGTGTTTTTCCAAGAGCGCATGCCTAATCGTTAAATATGTACCATCACAAGACACACTTGACCGTACCACAAGGAGGGAAAGCCTAGAATGCtcttgtatatataggaattgctaccaattattaatcgagctgagtggacgaaagggatctgtcacgcatggtctaggggccgacatttctctccctccctgcctggcgacaggtatctgaaacttggctccaaaagcgacctccgggccgaaatctcggggagcatcgttcggtacgacgctctggcaccacgtccagaggtactgttgctttggtattgtgttagcgcatgcgcagttacACTATAACTGAAGGTcttcccatattcgtggagaaaatatccacatagggtcgactaaatataacacgccgctgatgtcatttacttgGGCGAGGTGCTTCAACAACTGGATAAGAATTTTAGTTcgctgttgagatcttgcttgaggtaTCGAGAACAAGTAGGGACATTTTGATCGTGGGTAAAACCATACACTggtgacacagagcctggtgtagtcgaagaaaaaatccgaatcaaagaacaacccggaaTCGAATACATGAAAGACAAAACTAATAATCGTAAATTCTCATTTTACCTGAAAAAGTTTGGTTTGACCATCAAATACTGAAATTTATCCTATCAAATAAGTTCGCGTAGGGACTAAGGAATGTAACTTACCTTACTCCAAAAGTCGTTTGAATTAGAGTTACAATTCCGGATACGAATAGAATGGTACTCAAGACTTCACTAATAACGAGACTGTCATTTGCAAAACACATGGGAACGCTGAGGACGAAGGGTATGGACAAAGCTCCCCCAAACATGGTCAAGTAATGctgaaattcaaaagaaaacacTACTGAGTTGTTTGATATCCGCATAGACACCCCCGGGCCAAAACAATACGGTATCATTTGTTTCCCGTGCAGATGTTCAAGTTCTATAATTACAACAGTAGCTTGAGCAAAGAAGGCGTCATCGACAACGAGAACGCcatctaaaaatgtaactttgtgTTTCTGAAATCATCTCTTGGTTATTCTGGTTGAAAAATATGTCTTATAAGCGGTTTGGAAATCAGAGCAAAGCAAAGGAAAACTTAGTCGCTAAGCGCTCACGTCGTCCATGCAAATGCAAAACAGTTCATTCATGTCATAGACACCGCGAGAACGACCTTGAAATGTACAATAAAAGCAATACTgttaaatatgttaaatatgcaaatttctgacgtTCATGTCGCCGTTACAAATTTGACAGCAACGATAACGATGACAAAAGAGCGCAGATTGTTGGTGCTTGGTCGGGGTGGGGGGCGCAATCGGAGTAccctgaaaaaagaaacagtccGTAGATCAAATTCGTAGGCACATTGTTGGGTGCTAGTGATCCGTGAGTGTTTTTGTTTCAGAATATCCCAGTATTTTAAAACGAAATTAATTTGCGTTCCATTTGTTGTAAAGGACAAACTGGTCTGAAAGCTCCGTAGCAAAATTCTTTGGACAACGAGAAACCTTGCACAAGTAACTTATTGCCTTGTTCTTTCCACCGACACCGGGCGGAGCTCGCCCGTTTGGTATGCATGTAAAGAGAAATAACCTCTCGTCAAGTTAAGACCAAATGATTAGGGAACGTTACGTGATCTCAGAACTGCGACGTGAAGGATAGTTAGCCAGCTAGCACACTCTAGCTTGCATTTGGCTTCCGAGACAACAGAATGGTCGCCCATCCGCAAATAGACGAGAACCGACTTTTTTCTTTAGGAAACCGCCCAATTGTTGCTAATGTGCGTCGCTCACCTGAAATCCCAACAGCAGGCAAGTGTACCAGGGCGGATTCTCGTTAATAAGATAAAACAAACCAAACGCcttctttttattcttttccaACTGTTCTTTCATATTCCTTTCAGATATCTAACATACAAAGACAAAACATAGAGTGTCAAGGTTCGAGGAGAGGCCTAAAGTTCCAATTTCTACAAGGTAGGACAACTCGACCACAGTGGAACGGCACGTTATCTGTCAAACTATGATGAATCAATGCAACCATTGGGCTGCTAAACTCTGTTACATCGATGGCTATCGCTTTGGCTGGCCCACTTGACTTCAACATTATACCTTAGCAATAATCAAGTAGGGAGCACCAAATCGTTTGGCAAACAGTGCAAAACACGATGATACCAATCACTGCGTAGATTGTTGTTAGACACTCGCGCTTATCGCGTGCAACTCACGCAGCACGGTTCTGTCAAAAGAAGTGTAATCTTATGATTCCCTTGTGGCAATGATCGACTCTGCATGTTCTTTCAAACAGTATATATCTGCAACGAGCTCGACTTATTCTCTCCAGGTTCAGATTGCCTTTAAATCTACCCTTTGATTCTCGCGTCATTTCGCGGTTATGGTGTCGTGAAATAGACGGAGACAAGGACTGAGTTCTTGCAAGCATTGCGTGTACACGTTTTTCATCTTGTCAACAATCTATAGCTAGTCTGGCCTTTCCGCAGCTCATCAGAGGTACGAACAATCCCGCTGTACAAGTGGCCCCAGACGAACTCTGCTCGCATCGAATAAGGAATTAAGATATATACAAACCACTTCGAGTTAACGCAATCAGGTATGTCACATACTGGATACTGGTGAGCCTGGACGTATCAGAGTTTAACCGTTCTCTGTCAACGAGCCTGTGACACTAATAAGGCTACTTACAAACCCAAACCGATTGCCGAATGATATACCACCCGATTATAGCTGTATCCACCAACTGCGAGCTGAAAAATCTTTTTATGAGTTTAGTAAGAGGTCAATAGATGGTAATTACAACTTACCAACCATTGTAAGTATGTTAAAAAGAAACTGGTGATCAACAATAATCTTGGGTTAGGTGTGGAAAGAGTTTTGACCCTATGAACCATTCAAATTCTTCAAAAAGTTCATTTTACCTCTGTTATTTCTTCTGAAGTTTCCATAGTTTTGTAGATTGTTTTGTACCTTTTGCAACAGGTGAGAACGACCCGGTCTTGATGAATATAACTCCCGCTGCGTTTACAAAAATCGTGTTTAACAAAATCAAGACAGAGGCAATTCCAAAGTTTACGCTCATGTGGAGACCAGCTTTTCGAGCACGTGTTGGACAGAAATTTTCATATTGTGAACAAAATTAGCCCTGCGTAAAAAAAGACCAAGGTTTTTGTGCTGTGGGTCTAAAAAGCCTTAACGACGTAATTTGAACTTGGCAGAAAATAAAGGTCTGGTTGAAAACTCAACTTCCAAGATCATCATGTGTAAATCT
The nucleotide sequence above comes from Acropora muricata isolate sample 2 chromosome 12, ASM3666990v1, whole genome shotgun sequence. Encoded proteins:
- the LOC136893996 gene encoding solute carrier family 23 member 2-like isoform X3, whose translation is MKEQLEKNKKKAFGLFYLINENPPWYTCLLLGFQHYLTMFGGALSIPFVLSVPMCFANDSLVISEVLSTILFVSGIVTLIQTTFGVRLPIIQGGDYSYIAPVFAILSLPKWQCPTVAEGASNSTGSLLLDNNDIWKTRMREIQGAIMVGSLFQILIGFTGLIGFLLRFIGPLTIAPTITLVGLALFRVGADRSGNHWGISITTIVLIALFSQYMTNVKIPVPAYAKDREGCYIGRYPLFQLFPVILAIAVSWIICAVVTAAGGFPSDPNNPHYSARTDARINVVKEAKWFRIPYPGQWGTPTISIAGVFGILAGVFTSIIESVGDYYACARIAGALPPPKHAVNRGIGMEGIGGLMAGAFGTGLGTTSYSLNIAAIGITKVGSLRVIQWGALVLMIVGVIGKFGALFVSIPDPIIGGVLLVLFGMVAAVGISNLQFADMSSARNLFVVGFSIVFGLALPYYMETHPNAIETGVAEIDQIITVLLTTSMAVGCIIALVLDNTIPGTEEERGLKTWRQHLSSTDSDDQFQTAPIEFYDLPFGLKHVSHCKVAKYLPFVPYYEGKCEDESHEMISDGLGPKPNEV
- the LOC136893996 gene encoding solute carrier family 23 member 2-like isoform X1 — encoded protein: METSEEITEISERNMKEQLEKNKKKAFGLFYLINENPPWYTCLLLGFQHYLTMFGGALSIPFVLSVPMCFANDSLVISEVLSTILFVSGIVTLIQTTFGVRLPIIQGGDYSYIAPVFAILSLPKWQCPTVAEGASNSTGSLLLDNNDIWKTRMREIQGAIMVGSLFQILIGFTGLIGFLLRFIGPLTIAPTITLVGLALFRVGADRSGNHWGISITTIVLIALFSQYMTNVKIPVPAYAKDREGCYIGRYPLFQLFPVILAIAVSWIICAVVTAAGGFPSDPNNPHYSARTDARINVVKEAKWFRIPYPGQWGTPTISIAGVFGILAGVFTSIIESVGDYYACARIAGALPPPKHAVNRGIGMEGIGGLMAGAFGTGLGTTSYSLNIAAIGITKVGSLRVIQWGALVLMIVGVIGKFGALFVSIPDPIIGGVLLVLFGMVAAVGISNLQFADMSSARNLFVVGFSIVFGLALPYYMETHPNAIETGVAEIDQIITVLLTTSMAVGCIIALVLDNTIPGTEEERGLKTWRQHLSSTDSDDQFQTAPIEFYDLPFGLKHVSHCKVAKYLPFVPYYEGKCEDESHEMISDGLGPKPNEV
- the LOC136893996 gene encoding solute carrier family 23 member 2-like isoform X2 — protein: MMISERNMKEQLEKNKKKAFGLFYLINENPPWYTCLLLGFQHYLTMFGGALSIPFVLSVPMCFANDSLVISEVLSTILFVSGIVTLIQTTFGVRLPIIQGGDYSYIAPVFAILSLPKWQCPTVAEGASNSTGSLLLDNNDIWKTRMREIQGAIMVGSLFQILIGFTGLIGFLLRFIGPLTIAPTITLVGLALFRVGADRSGNHWGISITTIVLIALFSQYMTNVKIPVPAYAKDREGCYIGRYPLFQLFPVILAIAVSWIICAVVTAAGGFPSDPNNPHYSARTDARINVVKEAKWFRIPYPGQWGTPTISIAGVFGILAGVFTSIIESVGDYYACARIAGALPPPKHAVNRGIGMEGIGGLMAGAFGTGLGTTSYSLNIAAIGITKVGSLRVIQWGALVLMIVGVIGKFGALFVSIPDPIIGGVLLVLFGMVAAVGISNLQFADMSSARNLFVVGFSIVFGLALPYYMETHPNAIETGVAEIDQIITVLLTTSMAVGCIIALVLDNTIPGTEEERGLKTWRQHLSSTDSDDQFQTAPIEFYDLPFGLKHVSHCKVAKYLPFVPYYEGKCEDESHEMISDGLGPKPNEV